A part of Paenarthrobacter sp. A20 genomic DNA contains:
- the glmM gene encoding phosphoglucosamine mutase: protein MSRLFGTDGVRGLANGLLTAELAMQLAQAAAVVLGHDRTTNGKRPRAVVARDPRASGEFLAAAVEAGLSSSGIDVYDAGVLPTPAAAYLVADLDADFGVMLSASHNPAPDNGIKFFARGGQKLPDHVEDAIEAQLGKEPQRPIGADVGRIQRFSDAEDRYIVHLLGTLPKRLDGLKVVLDCAHGAASGCSPQVFKDAGADVVVIGAEPDGLNINEGVGSTHLGPLKEAVLQHSADLGVAHDGDADRCLAVDHEGNEVDGDQIMAILALALNDAGKLKDSVLVATVMSNLGLKIALKGAGITIRETGVGDRYVLEEMRDGGYNLGGEQSGHVIFSDYATTGDGVLTGLQLAAQVALTGRSLKDLATAMTKLPQLMINVKGVDKARAGTDEGVAAAVAAAELELGETGRVLLRPSGTEALVRVMVEAADMETAERICSGLAAVVKERLGASSEMAV from the coding sequence ATGTCTAGATTATTTGGAACAGATGGCGTGCGCGGTCTCGCGAATGGATTGCTCACCGCAGAGCTGGCTATGCAGCTCGCCCAGGCCGCCGCCGTCGTACTCGGCCATGACCGCACAACCAACGGCAAGCGGCCGCGCGCCGTCGTCGCCAGGGACCCCAGGGCGAGTGGTGAGTTCCTTGCCGCCGCCGTGGAAGCGGGGCTTTCCAGCTCCGGCATCGACGTCTATGACGCCGGTGTTCTTCCCACACCTGCGGCCGCCTACCTGGTGGCAGATCTCGACGCCGATTTCGGCGTTATGTTGTCGGCCTCGCACAACCCCGCTCCGGACAACGGCATCAAGTTCTTCGCCCGGGGCGGCCAGAAGCTCCCGGACCACGTCGAGGACGCCATCGAGGCGCAGCTGGGCAAAGAGCCGCAGCGCCCGATTGGAGCGGACGTTGGACGCATCCAGCGGTTCTCCGACGCTGAAGACCGCTACATCGTGCACCTGCTGGGCACGCTTCCCAAGCGCCTGGATGGCCTGAAGGTAGTCCTCGACTGCGCCCACGGCGCGGCGAGCGGTTGTTCACCCCAGGTATTCAAGGATGCCGGCGCGGACGTCGTCGTTATCGGCGCCGAACCGGACGGCCTGAACATCAACGAGGGCGTGGGCTCCACCCACTTGGGCCCGTTGAAGGAAGCTGTGCTTCAGCACAGCGCAGACCTTGGCGTGGCCCACGACGGCGACGCCGACCGCTGCCTTGCCGTGGACCACGAGGGCAACGAAGTGGATGGCGACCAGATCATGGCCATCCTGGCATTGGCTCTCAACGACGCCGGAAAGCTCAAGGACAGCGTCCTTGTTGCGACCGTCATGAGCAACCTCGGGCTCAAGATCGCCCTTAAGGGTGCCGGTATCACCATCCGCGAAACCGGGGTGGGCGACCGCTACGTGCTCGAAGAAATGCGCGACGGCGGCTACAACCTCGGTGGCGAACAGTCGGGCCACGTGATCTTCTCCGACTACGCAACCACAGGCGATGGCGTCCTGACCGGTTTGCAGCTCGCAGCCCAGGTAGCCCTGACCGGCCGCAGCCTCAAGGATCTTGCGACGGCGATGACTAAACTCCCGCAGCTGATGATCAACGTCAAGGGCGTGGACAAGGCCCGTGCCGGTACTGATGAAGGCGTTGCCGCTGCTGTGGCTGCAGCGGAACTCGAATTGGGCGAGACCGGCCGCGTGCTCCTCCGCCCCTCCGGTACCGAGGCATTGGTCCGCGTCATGGTGGAAGCCGCTGACATGGAGACGGCTGAGCGAATCTGCAGTGGTCTTGCTGCAGTGGTCAAAGAGCGTTTGGGCGCTTCCAGCGAGATGGCTGTCTAA
- the rpsI gene encoding 30S ribosomal protein S9 produces MAQNEELTAEAVEAEETLTSYTSESTSAEDAPKKERPALTVAGAAVGRRKEAVARVRVVPGSGKWTINGRTLDNYFPNKLHQQDVNEPFKILDLEGAYDVIARIHGGGISGQAGALRLGVARSLNEIDVDNNRATLKKAGYLSRDARVIERKKAGLKKARKAQQYSKR; encoded by the coding sequence GTGGCTCAGAACGAAGAACTGACCGCCGAAGCCGTCGAGGCCGAGGAAACCCTCACCAGCTACACCTCGGAAAGCACGTCTGCTGAAGACGCGCCGAAGAAGGAGCGCCCGGCGCTGACCGTTGCAGGCGCAGCAGTTGGCCGCCGCAAGGAAGCCGTTGCACGCGTTCGCGTTGTTCCGGGTTCCGGCAAGTGGACCATCAACGGCCGCACGCTGGACAACTACTTCCCGAACAAGCTGCACCAGCAGGACGTCAACGAGCCCTTCAAGATCCTTGATCTTGAAGGCGCCTACGACGTCATCGCCCGTATCCACGGCGGTGGCATCTCCGGCCAGGCCGGTGCGCTGCGCCTCGGCGTTGCTCGCTCGCTGAACGAGATCGACGTCGACAACAACCGCGCCACCCTCAAGAAGGCCGGCTACCTCAGCCGTGACGCCCGCGTCATCGAGCGTAAGAAGGCCGGTCTCAAGAAGGCTCGCAAGGCTCAGCAGTACTCCAAGCGTTAA
- the rplM gene encoding 50S ribosomal protein L13, with protein sequence MRTYTPKPGDINRQWHVIDATDVVLGRLASQTATLLRGKHKPTFASHMDMGDFVIIINAEKVALTGAKLEQKRAYRHSGYPGGLTSVNYAELLESNPVRAVEKAIKGMLPKNSLAAQQLGKLKVYAGPEHPHAAQQPKTFEITQVAQ encoded by the coding sequence GTGCGTACGTACACCCCGAAGCCCGGCGATATCAACCGCCAGTGGCACGTCATTGACGCCACCGACGTTGTCCTTGGTCGTCTTGCCAGCCAGACCGCAACACTGCTGCGCGGAAAGCACAAGCCGACCTTTGCGTCCCACATGGACATGGGCGACTTCGTCATCATCATCAACGCTGAAAAGGTTGCCCTCACCGGCGCCAAGCTGGAGCAGAAGCGGGCATACCGCCACTCCGGTTACCCGGGCGGCCTGACCTCCGTCAACTACGCCGAGCTGTTGGAATCCAACCCGGTTCGCGCTGTTGAGAAGGCCATCAAGGGCATGCTCCCCAAGAACTCCCTCGCCGCTCAGCAGCTGGGCAAGCTCAAGGTCTACGCAGGCCCGGAGCACCCCCACGCTGCACAGCAGCCGAAGACTTTCGAAATCACCCAGGTCGCCCAGTAG